TCGGCGCTAACGGGACTGCGGGTGCAGCGCGCGCTGGACCTGCTGCTGGAAGTGGCCGCGGAACGCGCCCGGCGCATCCCCACCAGTGAGGTGAACCAGGTTTTGCGGGAGCTGGCGGAGCGGCAGCCCCCGCCGCATTATCGAGGGAACGCCGTCAAGCTGCTATACGCCACGCAGGCGGACGCGGCGCCTCCGACGTTCGTCATCTTCACGAATTTTCCCAAGGCGTTGCCGGAGAGCTACGTGCGTTATCTCGAGAACGGGTTCCGAGAGCAATGGAATTTCCTGGGCACGCCCATCCGGCTCCGCTTCCGCAGCCGGAGGGAGCCGCGATGACGCCGTGGCTGCTGCTCGGCGCCGCTTACCTGCTGGCCGCGTCACCCACCAGCTATGTGGCAGGCAAGCTCTTTGGCAAGATCGACTTGCGGCACCACGGCAGCGGGAACCTGGGCGCCACCAACGTGCTCCGCGTGCTCGGCTGGCGCGTGGCCCTGCCGGTGTTCGTGCTGGATGTGCTCAAAGGCTGGTTCCCCACCTTCGCCTTCCCCCGCTGGGACGGGGTGGGACCGTGGCAGTGGGCGCTCGGCTACGGCGCGGCGGCCATCCTGGGCCATGTGTTCTCGCCGTACGTGCGATTCAAGGGGGGGAAGGGCGTAGCCACGAGCGCCGGCGTGCTTCTGGCCTTCTCGCCGCCGGCGGCAGGTCTCGGTCTGCTGGTGTGGGCGGCGCTGCTGCTGGCTACGCGTATCGTCTCCCTCGCCTCGATGGGTGCCGCGCTGGCCATGCCGGCGGCAGTATACGCGTTCCGAGGAGCAGACCTGGTCCTCGGCCTGTCTATCGCGCTGGCGGCCTTCGTGATCTACGCGCACCGCACCAACATCCGCCGGCTGCTGCGGGGCGAGGAGCATCGTTTCGGCGCGCGGACCTGGGGGGCACGGTGAGCGAGCGGTTGCGCGTAGGGGTCGTGGGCGCGGGA
This portion of the Gemmatimonadota bacterium genome encodes:
- the plsY gene encoding glycerol-3-phosphate 1-O-acyltransferase PlsY, coding for MTPWLLLGAAYLLAASPTSYVAGKLFGKIDLRHHGSGNLGATNVLRVLGWRVALPVFVLDVLKGWFPTFAFPRWDGVGPWQWALGYGAAAILGHVFSPYVRFKGGKGVATSAGVLLAFSPPAAGLGLLVWAALLLATRIVSLASMGAALAMPAAVYAFRGADLVLGLSIALAAFVIYAHRTNIRRLLRGEEHRFGARTWGAR